TGATCTTGCCGCGCACGATGTCCATGAGCTGCATGAACTGCATGGGGGTGCGGTGGCTGTCCTTCATGCCGACGATGTTGGGCCGGCTGACCAACTCCTTGAACGCCGCCACCGGAATGTGAATGTGGTGGTTGCGCGGGTTGTGGTAGATGAAGATGCCCAGCTCAGGGTGCTCGTCCGCCAGGTCGAAGTAGAACTGCACGGCGTTGGGCACGCTGGACTTGAAGTAGAAGGGCACGCCCACGAGCACGGCGTCGGCGCCGGCCTTGGCGGCATAGTCCATCTTGAGCAGCACTTCGCGCGTGTTCAGGCTGGTGCAGCCGATGACCACGGGAATGCGCTTGTTCACCGTGGCGACGGTGGCGTCGGCGAGGGTCGTGAACTCGTCCCACAGAAGAGTGTGGCACTCGCCGAAGGTCCCGGTGGTGGTGAGCACGCCGATGCCGTCGCGCACCGCCTGGTCGACGCTTCGTTCGAGTTCCGGCACGTTGACCGTGTTCTTCGCGCGCGGCGAGTTGGCGTCGTCGGTCGTGAAGGCCGGCATCATGGCCATTACGCCTTGGATGTCGCTGGCTTGGATCATGGTTGTCTCCCTTCTTGAGGCGGGTAGGAAATGCGGGCTAGGATCACGAGCGCAACCCGTCCCGCTTGGCCGCGACAGTATCAAGTCGCCATGTGGCTGTCAACATGAGCCGGGCGACGCGGGAGCCTGCGTTGACAGGGTTTTTCACGCCGATGTATATGGAGTCAGGTCTTCGAACGCGGGACCGATTCACTCTTGCCGGGAGGTTCTTTTCATGGCTTCGATGATTCCCAGACACGCCGCCATCGCGGTGAACGACCTCGTGGACAACTGCGCCAACGTTCAGCCCGGCATGCAGGTGCTGATCCTTGCCGTGCACGACGGCAGCTACGGCGGCATCAACCTCGTGGACGAGGACGCGGTGGCATGGGTGCAGTCGGCGGTGCAGCAGCGCGGCGCCGACGCCTATGTGCTGTGGACCGATACGCCCGTGCGACCCACCGTGCTATGGGGGGACGGCGCCGACCCGGGCAAGGCCTGGCGCGTGCCCAAGGTGGTGCGCAACGCCATCCTCGGCGCCGACGTGCTCATCAGCTACGGCGTCGACTTCACCTACGAGGAAGAACTGCGGGAGATCCCGGAGATCCTCGAGGAACGGGACATTCCCCTGGCGCGCAACATGGCCACCACGGCGTCGCTGCTCGCCAGCAACTGGGGGCTCACCCCGTACGAGCTGGTGGCGGAGATCCGCATCCAGACCGCGGCGCTGGTGACGCCGGGCGCCAAGTGGGTCATGGAGCATCCCAACGGGTCCTACATCGAGGGCATCGTGGAGAAGCCCCTCGGCGCGGAACACTACGCCGACTACCGCACCGTGGGCCTGTACCGCCCGTTCCCCGAGGGGGTCTTCCCCTCCATCCGTTCGCGCGATGCCGAGGGCATCGGCATCATCAGCGAGATCGGCGTCATCTGGGGCCGCCACATCGGCGTGCCCTGTCCCTTCAAGGAGCCGGTCCGGGTCCACATCAAAGACGGCTATATGCGCAAGTTCGAGGGCGGCGAGGAGGCGGAGACCTTCACCCGCTTCTACAAGTTCATGTCCAAGTACCTGGGCGAGGCAGCCTACGAGGTGCGCGGCTTCCACGGCGGCGTGCACCCGTCCGCCATCCTGGAGCCGCACCAGTGCCCGAACACGCCCTACCGGCACTTCGTCGAGCACCACCACTGGAGCAGCTTCCACTTCCACATGGGCAACAGCCGCACCACCAAGAGCTTCCCCTACCTGATGCACATCTCCGGCGAGATGCGCGGCGGCAGCCTCAGGGTAGGGGACAACTACGTGTACAAGGACGGGCGCCTGACCGCTTCCAACCACCCGGCGGTCAAGGCCGTTGCAGAGAAGTATCCCGACCGGCCGGGGCTGGAACCGGAGCTCTGGCTCCAGACCCCGCGTTGACGTTCTACCGACGCTGGATCGTTTCACTGGAAATCGACGCGGAGGATCGTTCATGGCGCGGCGCTATCGGTACATTTCGGCGGACAGCCACTTCGAGTCCCCCCCGGACATGTGGACGCACCGGGTGCCGGCCAAGTACCGCGACCGGGCTCCGCGCCGCATCAAGCTGTCCAACGGCATGGACGCCATCGTCGAGGAAGGCAAGCCCATCGAGTACAGCGGCACCAACCAGTTCGCCGGCAAGTCGCCCGAAGAGTTCAGCCCCGTCGCCCTCGATTTCGACAACGCCCGCGGCGCGGGCACGGGCGAGGAACGGCTCAAGGAGCAGGACGCCGACGGCATCGACGCCGAAGTGCTCTACGCCACCGAGGCGCGCAACACCGCCATCCGTGACAAGGACGCGTTCCTGGCCATCGTGCGCGCGTTCAACGACTACTTCATCGAGGAGTTCTGCGCGGCGGACCCGGACCGGCTCATCGGCGTGGCCGTGCTGCCCAACATCGGGGTCGAGGAAGACATCGCGGAGATGAAGCGCTGCGCCGACATGGGTTTCAAGACCGTGCGGCTGCACACCTATCCCAGCGGCAGGAACTACCCCACCCCCGAGGACGACCGCTTCTGGGCGGCGGCGCTGGACCTGGACATGCCGCTCACGATCCACACTTCGTTTCCACAGCGCACGCGCGAGCGCGAGGTCTATCTCCTGAAGTATCCCAAGGAGCCCCAGGGGGAGGAGCGGCCGCCGGACTTCCTCCAGCGCATCGCGCGTCACGGCATCTACCACTGCGGCGCCGTGGAGGCCGCCCAACTCATCCTGAACGGCGTCTTCGACCGGTTCCCGAAACTGCGGATCTACTGGGCGGAGAACAACATCGGCTGGATCCCGTACTTCTACCAGCAGATGGACCAGGCCTACAAAGTCAGCGCCTCATGGGCCGAGCGGCTGCTGGGGCTCAAGCGTCTTGACCGGCTTCCCAGCGAGTATCTCCGGGAGCACGCGCTTTGGGGTTTCTTCGACGACCCCATCGGCGTCGAGCTCCGTCATCACGTGGGCGTGGACAGGATCATGTGGTCCACGGACTTCCCCCACATCGTCACCCACTGGCCCCGTTCCCTGGAGGTCATGGAGCAACAACTCGCCGGCGTCCCCGACGACGAACGGGAGTTGATGCTCGCGGGCAACGCGGTGCGCTTCTTTCATCTGGATGCCGCGTGACGCGTGCGTTCACTGCACGCGGTTTCCCAGGACGGCGTACAGGGGGTCCCCCCCGGCGCCCTCGGGGATGGGGGTGTCCGACCGCACACGCTCCCAGTTGCCGGCCGCGGTCAGGTAGGACTCCACGAGTTGCTGGTGTCCCTGCCCGCTGAGATGGTGCCAGATGGCCACGGCCTTGGTGGGGAAGCAGCGGTTGGAGAACGTGATGACGAGCGGCCCGCCGGGGATCACGACGCGGCCGAGGTCGCGGATCACCTCCACCGGCTTGACCAGGTAGTCCACGGACACGCAGATGCACGCGGCGTCGAAATTGCCGTCCGCGTAGGGCAGGGTGGGGCGGTCGTTGAGGTTGTGCACGGTGTAGGCGGTGAGGCGGGGGTTGGCCTGGAGCTCCCGCTCGTTCATGCCCAGCCCCACGACCTTCCCGAAGGCCATCTCCGGGGGCAGGTGGCTGATCCAACTGCTCATGAGGTCGAGGACCGCGCCGCCCGCGGGCAGCGTTTCCCGGTAGAGCTGCGTGACCGCGGCGATGGCGCGGTCGTCGATATGAGTCACCAGCCGGGGCTCCTCGTAGAACTCCTCGTCCGGCGACTCGTCCATGCGCGCGAACGCTTGCGGCGGTAGCGGGTGGGTCGTCATATTATAGTGCGTTCTGTCTCGTCGGCGCGGCCGTTCGGTCACCGCGGTCCGACCGCCTGTATAGTAGGGTGGCTGCCCAGGCTTTACAAACCCGGCAACGGGAGGGCTCATGAGCAAGGATGATCGCCAGGTGATTCTCTCGCTGATCGGGGTGGGCAAGGTCCATCCGCCCAAGCGCCAGGTGCTCAAGGACATCTACCTGTCGTTCTTCTACGGCGCCAAGATCGGGGTCCTCGGCCTCAACGGCGCGGGCAAGAGCACGCTGCTCAGGATCATCGCGGGGGTGGAGCAGGAGTACCTGGGCGAGATCACCTTCTCCAAGGGATATTCCGTGGGGCTGCTGGAGCAAGAGCCTCGGATGGACCCGGACAAGACGGTCAAGGAGGTGGTGGAGGAGGGCTGTTCCCGGATGCTGGAACTGCTGGCGGAATACGAGACCGTCAGCGCCCGGTTCGCGGAGGAGTTGAGCGCGGACGAGATGGATGCCTTGCTGGAGCAGCAGGCGAAGCTCCAGGACCAGATCGAGGCGGGCAACGGCTGGGAACTGGAGAGCCAGTTGGAAGTGGCCATGGACGCGCTCCGCTGTCCGCCGCCGGAGACGAAGATCGACGTGCTTTCGGGCGGCGAGCGCCGGCGCGTGGCTCTGTGCCGGCTGTTGATCCAGGAGCCGGACATCCTGTTGCTGGACGAGCCCACCAACCACCTGGATGCGGAGTCGGTGCAGTGGCTGGAGCAGCACCTGGCGCGCTACGAGGGCACGGTCATCGCCGTGACCCACGACCGCTACTTCCTGGACAACGTCGCCGGCTGGATCCTGGAGCTGGACCGGGGCCACGGCATTCCCTTCGAGGGCAACTACTCGTCGTGGCTGGAGCAGAAGCAGGCCCGGCTCGCGCAGGCGGAGAGGTCGCTGTCGCGGCACCGCAAGACCCTGGAGCGGGAGCTGGAATGGATCCGCATGTCGCCACGTGCGCGGCAGGCCAAGGGCAAGGCCCGGCTCACGCGCTACGAGCAGTTGCTGGGCCGGGAACAGGAGAGCGCGCAGGAGGATCTGGAGATCTACATCCCGCCGGGTCCACGCCTCGGCGACGTGGTGCTACAGGCGGAAGGGCTCGCCCACGGGTTCGGCGACCGGCTCCTGTTCGAGGACCTGAGCTTCATCATGCCGCCGGGCGCCATCGTCGGCGTCATCGGCCCCAACGGCTCGGGCAAGACCACGCTGCTGCGCATCATCACCGGCGGCGTCGAGTGCCGGTCCGGCTCGTTCCGCATCGGCGAGACCGTCCGGGTGGGCTATGTGGACCAGAGCCGCACCCTGAACGACGAGCACACCGTGTGGGACGCCATCTCGGACGGGCAGGACCAGATCCTGTTGGGCAAGCGCGAGGTCAACTCGCGGGCCTACGTGGGGCGGTTCAACTTCTCGGGCCAGGACCAGCAGAAGAAGGTCCGGGACCTGTCCGGCGGCGAGCGCAACCGCGTTCACCTGGCGCGCATGCTCAAGGAAGAAGCCAACCTGCTCCTGCTGGACGAGCCCACCAACGACCTCGACGTCAACACCATGCGCGCCCTGGAGGACGGGCTCGTGGAGTTCGGCGGCTCCTGCGTCGTGGTGAGCCACGACCGCTGGTTCCTGGACCGCATCGCCACCCACATCCTCGCCTTCGAGGGCGACAGCCAGGTGGTCTGGTTCGAGGGGAACTACAGCGACTACGAGGAAGACCGGCGCCGGCGTCTCGGCAAGGAGGCCGACCAGCCCCACCGCATGCGCTACCGCAGGCTGACCAGGGATTGAGGCGGGTCGCCCTAGCTGGTACGCACGGGGCGACCGCCGGTCGCCCCTACAATCGCCCCCACCCGTCTGCCTTTAGCCGCCCGCCGCCTTCACGAAATCCGACAGCCGTTCCCCGATCATAATGCACGTGACGTTGGTGTTGGCGTGCACCACCGTCGGCATGATGGAGGCGTCCGCCACCCACAGGTTGTCCATGCCGTGCACCTTGAGGTTCTGATCCACCACCGCCTCCGGGTTGGACGCCGGGGCCATGAGGCAGGTGCCGACGCCGTGGTGGTAGCTGTCGTAGGTGGCCTTGGCGAATTTT
The Deltaproteobacteria bacterium DNA segment above includes these coding regions:
- a CDS encoding dihydrodipicolinate synthase family protein; amino-acid sequence: MIQASDIQGVMAMMPAFTTDDANSPRAKNTVNVPELERSVDQAVRDGIGVLTTTGTFGECHTLLWDEFTTLADATVATVNKRIPVVIGCTSLNTREVLLKMDYAAKAGADAVLVGVPFYFKSSVPNAVQFYFDLADEHPELGIFIYHNPRNHHIHIPVAAFKELVSRPNIVGMKDSHRTPMQFMQLMDIVRGKISVMTNQNQMFPYMMMGAAGCWSINAWMGPSPVIRAYQAGREGRWDEVREICMAMARVGGKDPSLTDPVESKISINEAGYCYAGPGRPPFRVTTDETRAEAKAIAQRWRKLCETYPLPTDAAA
- a CDS encoding amidohydrolase family protein, whose translation is MARRYRYISADSHFESPPDMWTHRVPAKYRDRAPRRIKLSNGMDAIVEEGKPIEYSGTNQFAGKSPEEFSPVALDFDNARGAGTGEERLKEQDADGIDAEVLYATEARNTAIRDKDAFLAIVRAFNDYFIEEFCAADPDRLIGVAVLPNIGVEEDIAEMKRCADMGFKTVRLHTYPSGRNYPTPEDDRFWAAALDLDMPLTIHTSFPQRTREREVYLLKYPKEPQGEERPPDFLQRIARHGIYHCGAVEAAQLILNGVFDRFPKLRIYWAENNIGWIPYFYQQMDQAYKVSASWAERLLGLKRLDRLPSEYLREHALWGFFDDPIGVELRHHVGVDRIMWSTDFPHIVTHWPRSLEVMEQQLAGVPDDERELMLAGNAVRFFHLDAA
- a CDS encoding methyltransferase domain-containing protein, whose amino-acid sequence is MTTHPLPPQAFARMDESPDEEFYEEPRLVTHIDDRAIAAVTQLYRETLPAGGAVLDLMSSWISHLPPEMAFGKVVGLGMNERELQANPRLTAYTVHNLNDRPTLPYADGNFDAACICVSVDYLVKPVEVIRDLGRVVIPGGPLVITFSNRCFPTKAVAIWHHLSGQGHQQLVESYLTAAGNWERVRSDTPIPEGAGGDPLYAVLGNRVQ
- the ettA gene encoding energy-dependent translational throttle protein EttA, which translates into the protein MSKDDRQVILSLIGVGKVHPPKRQVLKDIYLSFFYGAKIGVLGLNGAGKSTLLRIIAGVEQEYLGEITFSKGYSVGLLEQEPRMDPDKTVKEVVEEGCSRMLELLAEYETVSARFAEELSADEMDALLEQQAKLQDQIEAGNGWELESQLEVAMDALRCPPPETKIDVLSGGERRRVALCRLLIQEPDILLLDEPTNHLDAESVQWLEQHLARYEGTVIAVTHDRYFLDNVAGWILELDRGHGIPFEGNYSSWLEQKQARLAQAERSLSRHRKTLERELEWIRMSPRARQAKGKARLTRYEQLLGREQESAQEDLEIYIPPGPRLGDVVLQAEGLAHGFGDRLLFEDLSFIMPPGAIVGVIGPNGSGKTTLLRIITGGVECRSGSFRIGETVRVGYVDQSRTLNDEHTVWDAISDGQDQILLGKREVNSRAYVGRFNFSGQDQQKKVRDLSGGERNRVHLARMLKEEANLLLLDEPTNDLDVNTMRALEDGLVEFGGSCVVVSHDRWFLDRIATHILAFEGDSQVVWFEGNYSDYEEDRRRRLGKEADQPHRMRYRRLTRD